The following is a genomic window from Pyricularia oryzae 70-15 chromosome 5, whole genome shotgun sequence.
TCAGGCTTTTCCTTGAGCGGAGATGGATCACAGCCTTTACTTTCTCGTCAATCCTTTTCAAATACAGCTTTTTACATTGTTTAGATTCCAACGCTGTTTTTGGATCATGAGAATGCTGTAAATACTTCAGAAATTGACTCCCAAATCAGAAACGATAAATGCATTGTTGGAAAATCCTCCCAGTTTGACTGTCATTCGCACTTACCCCTGAGCCCCTGAATCGCATTATGTAAGCCACAGAACCACCTAACTGTGCAAGTCTCATCTTGCTTGATTGTCTCTAATTCTAGAGGAAAACCTGGATCTTCTCATAACTatttgattctcaattgaaCTCTCACCATGCACTTCCCCATCCTGCCTGTCTCCACAGGCCCCTTTGGTCTCACCACTGGAAGACCTAGGCAGTCGTTTGACTACCCACTTTCGAAAACGACGACACTCCAGACAAAGTTGGCGAAGACGAGACTGTTGAGGCAGAAGCAGGTGAAATTTTCCCTTGAATTATTTGCTGCCTTCTCGGGCGACGGCAGCTGCCTGCTGATCTGCGCGCGATCTATTCGCAGCAATCTGCTCAGATTCTCCTTTCTGTACCCGCAGTGACGTGTTAGACCATTGTTTGTCAGTTAGATAACATCCGTTTCACGTCGTGTTCAAGCTCAAATcgacccagaaaaaaaagtcttacCTTCATTCTGGGCTGGACTGCTAGGAGCACCTTCCTACTCGGGGGTTGCTGATCCCAAAGGACACCCGGGTGCTGTTCCATGAACTCGCATCCGACGATCATCTTGATGGGAACGGCTGGAGGGGCGATGCAAAATTTGGTCTGCCTCCGAATATCTCCTTTGCCCAGAAAGGGCACATGTACGCACTCTGAAGATCTGAAAGAATGTCCCGTGAAGCCGATAAAGAGGAGGGTCTCTGTTGCCTTTATGCTTAGTTCTAGCTTCTCAGCCTGTCGGCGAGAGatccaggtgacgttagtGCCCGAATCCTCCAGAATTTGGACGGCAACATCTTCTTTAGTTGGATCGCTAGCGGTTTAACGTGTCTCCTTGCTGTACGAAGGGAATATTGACAGCTATGTTTTTTTCTGCTGCTGGGCTGGATTTATATTTTCTGGCAAGATGCTACTTGTGCCAACTTAGATCACCATTAATTCAGCCGTGCCCAGTTGGGGGCAGGAGCACGACAAAACCACAATGTTAGCATACACCGCCATATTGCATTGCAACCCACAAGGAATGAAGTCGAACTTGGATTGGAGGAAAAGCCCGCGAATTTGTCGGGTAAAGGCAGGTGCGGGACTGCGCTTTTTCCCATTGCTCCGAGCACCCAAACGGCTGCAACATTTCCTTGAGCACCGCCTGCCAGGGGAGTAGCAGTCAGGCCGACGTCAGTTCCGTCGCTAGAGGTTTGTCCAAAAGCCCTGCTTCTCATGGACTCGATCACTTTTTTCAACGAATTTTGAGCGACATGTCTGTCTTTCTAACACAGTTCTGCTTCCTTTGCCTCTGTTTAGATTTCGAACCCAATCAAGACGAAGAGCTCGATGAGATTGACCTTGCGGGGATGCTCATCGCCGCCACTGCCAAACACATGAAATCAAGTCGTCGGCCGAGAAACAATAACAGAAGACCCAGTCGTTAGCGCCTAGATCCAAAATGTTACTATCCGCCCCTTCCTTCTCAACTTCTGCATTTATTGTTTCGACTCAAGCTTTTTTATTCACTCAGTCAAAAAGCCCAATGATCGAGTACAACAGGACAACGGCGTTTCTACGGGTTATCAAAAGGGTCGCATCAGAAAAGACAGACACTGCTAAACATGCTGGCCATAGTATTTTGTACAGAATAGGGCTCGCGCTCTGGCTATCACATGCTCCAATATGTCAACTACTGTGCTTAATATACCAGGATAGAGTGTAGGAATCTGTGATTATCTGTTTCGGAAGTGTTTACTGAACACTAGGAAAACTGGCTTCTGGTCATTTGAGGTGCATAAGCACTACATGCAACCCTTTCTAGTTCTGACGATTGACACTGAAGCGTACTATGAAATGCCTTATAGTATTGCGAGCGGTGTGCTTCCTGCAGAAAAGCCAAGGTTCACAGTTTACCCCGAGACTCTCTGCCCTTGACATGTAGCTTGCGACCCATCATAAATGAATATCTGCAAATCTGCCGAACTATACTGTCACGTCATGGCAACTGTTGGTGTTTACCTAGATACGTTCCTCGGCATTTTCAACTATATGTTCAGCAGCGTATACGATACAAAGCCAAACTATgagttacctacctacctactcttGACAGAGTATAGCTTGGTGATTggtacgtacctaggtacctcttCTTTTCGCAATCACCCCTCAGGTATTGAGTGCTCGAGAATCGTCCTCCACCTTTCCAATACACTTCATTAGGCAAGTACTGCACAATGGTTCTCAATTGACGGCCTTTCCTCACGTTCACAGCGGCCCTGTATCTGTACAGATAAGCAGCTGGCAAAGAATGCGATCAATAACGTGACCTCAATTAGGCGCAAATCTGATAAAACTATTTTGCTGAATTTAGAAGGAACCCGCCACTTGGAGCGTGGAAGGGGCTTATCCAAAATTGTGACGGAAGGCTCGACTGTCCATACCATCGCTCTGGGCTCTACACAGGGACTGTCAGCTCAAGGATGCTGCCCTCAAAGTTTCACTGGACCGTTTGTTTCTACATAATAGCCAAAACCCATTCCGCCGTCATTAGCAAGAGCCAATGGACTTGGAACAAATATAGCCTTTTTGGAAATATCTGGCCATCACTCTGCGCTCGGATGTTCAAACGAGTTAGTTGATCAGATTTCTTCTTACAAGTGAATAGATTAAACCATGCTAGCCTCCTCAAAAGTAGCAAGACAACTGCGTCATTTGACTTTGTAGCACCATAACTTCAGCTGGGGAATTTGGTATAGTTTCCAATGCTGATATTTCCAAATCTTCAGCTTAGAGAAGTTACAGATCGATCCTCAAGAGCGCACGATCTTAAGTAGTCTAGATTGCGAACCTATAACGGAAGAGAATCCACAAAAACTAGCAGGTCAAGGATAGACAGATCGCAAACTACTGCCGACTTCAAATTCCTGGTGCCAAGGGGTTGCTGACAACCGATAATACCACTTCGATCGTTGGAATTGACCTCATATTCGGCGTTGAACCCGAAATATACCTCCAGGTGCAACGGATCCCAAGGAGCCAACAGCTTATAAAACTTGCACAATAAATTTCATTATCCAAGTATATCAGCTGTATAGGTAAGTGTCTTGGTGCTAGAACTAGGATATATCTGTATGCTTCGCTTACACTGGGTTCCACCCGACTTGGTAATATACCCAGACGGCTCCACCGCCCACAAGTAGGGGCACACAAAAAATAACTCGCGTTGACAGcaataacaaaaagaaataacATCAAAAAGATATGGCGATCAAGCCAATGGTCCCAGAGAGGGTCGAACTCTCGGCCTTCGCATACACTCAATTACTTGATATGCCATCACAGGGACAACATATTAGTACGACGCTCTAACCAACTGAGCTATGGGACCTTCCAGAAGATATCAAGGACAGGCTGGTTGTGTAGACGGGCGCGTGTGCGCATACATTAGGGCACACTCCAGGCTCATAGTCGGGTGCCCGGTCATGGAAGGGCGACTCTTCCTGTGACCCTCAAGGCAAAGATAGCTAATGTTAGATAGGACTCAGTTTGCCTGCAGTTTATCAGGCAGACACTGAAGAAAATCTAGTTCCAGCCTCAAATAGGTGCCAAGACCTTTATTAATGGCATGATGGCCAGATCCAAGGACCTCAGAATGGAGATGACTGGCAAGGCAGGCAGCTGCCATATGCAAACGGAGTGATTTCATGAAATGTGGACGACCACACGCCGATTTCCATAGAGTGTAATACAGCTGATCTTAGGTCGAAGTGTGCATACGAACTACCTTGATCTGTACCCTCAACCCGAGTTTCTGTTTATCTAGGCCATCCACTCCATCGTTCCGTGTGAGGAGACTAGTTGAGAGCACAAAAGAAGATAACCAGTTGACAATATTGGCTCTGAGCTCCAGCTGCAAGGCAAAGGGTTCTTCGTGGACCTCTATCAACGGAGTATAGACAGCAAAGCGAATGAAGGTAGCGGCAGGACCGTTTTGAGGTTCGTAGTCTGCCGGCCTTGAGATCGACGACACGTATCTTCGAAATTGCCATCAGCTGGGGCGTCGACCAAACCCGTGCGCGGATAAAGAGGGCGACTCTGTAAAGGACGAAAACGGACGCATTTCATGCAAGCTTGACTATGAGGGTAAAGGTCCAGCACGGCATCCGAGTAATGTGATTGTCGTGTCTGCATCATAGAATTGAACAAGATACCTAACTAGGCAGGTACTTACCCTACCGTGAACGCTCGCCATCTAGGAAGGCGTCAGCGGCGCGGGAAATACAAAAGCTCGCTCCTTCCGAATAACTCTTCTCCACGTGTTTGAATCGACGCTAAACATTTCAACCAGTTGAACCTCGACTTTAACCGATAAGGTTAGGTTAATAAGGTTATTAGGTTTACCAATGGGAGGCGGAGAAAGTTTGTCTCGGAAACCCAATATAAAAAACCGATGTTATCGTGGATGGTTGGGCTCGCTTCGCGTACCACGCACGCCTTCGCCGCGCTGAATCAAACCATTCCAAATAACTGATCGACTACGTCAAACGTATTTGCCTAGATGTAAcagaaataaaaaacagCATGCAAAAGGAAGGTGGTCGAATACGGGCAGAGGAGAAAGAGTTGGTgagcaaccaaaaaaaaaaaagtttgggatgacaaaacaaaatatcGAACGCGAGTTCAATTGGTTTTCCAAAGATTAGAAGTGGAGTATAAGGCGCGATCTCCGGCCGTGTCTGGTAAAAGGCAAGAAACGGGCATGTGAGCTCGTCGCACTCCTAACGAATGATTTGCAAAAGCAACCTTATATACCATGAGTTGTGTGCTGTTTTGATTTCCGTCCATGACCTCTCCGCATGCGCTGAGGTGAACTGACGACATCTGCTGAAAGCTTCCCCTCTATAGCGAGTAACCCCATTGAAACCTTTTGTTCAACTCATCCTCCCGCAAGCATTCAACCAATTCAATCCAGAAGAACGCATTACGATTTGCAATTACACACTAATGAGTAGCAGAATGGCATCCTGCATCTTTTGCAAAATCATCAAGGGTCCGTAGaaaaccccaattcggaggcCCGCCGGGACCTGCTCTGTATCAATCGCACTTGCCGCTGCCCTCGGAACTAACAAGACGATACGCACAGGAGATATCCCATCGTTCAAGCTCTTCGAGAACGAAAAGGTCTTTGCCTTTCTCGACATTAACCCGCTGAGCCGGGGCCATTCGGTATATTTTATTCCTCGATCACTCATTTCCATGACAAATATTCGTGCATTTCACAGGTAAACCGTCGGGTGCCCGACGTAGCTAACAACTACCCTTGCCAAATCGCATAGCTCGTGATCCCCAAGTTCCACGGCGAGAAGCTGCACGACATTCCCGACGACTCGCTCAATGAGATTCTGGTCAGTTAGCGTGTTTGCACCCAAACCCTTTATCTAGGCTCTGTCATTTTCATATTCCCGAAAAAGAAAGTCTCTTTTTCTAACGCTTTTCGCTCGCACCCACCCGTGCGCCCACcgtatttttaaaaaaacaGCCCGTCGCCAAAAAGATCGCACAGGCCGTCGGTGCAAAGGACTACAACATTCTGCAGAACAACGGCGCCATCGCCCACCAGGTTGTTCCTCATGTAAGCCACATTTTGATCTGCCTCCTTTTTTGTCCCGCATTCTCAAGAGATCAACACGCTAACCCCTATTCACAAAAAAGGTGCACTTCCACATGGTAAGTCTGTACCCGTCACAAACAAGTATCCGCGGCATGCCGGTCATGGCTTTGGCTTGCGGCTAATGCACCACCCCGCTAAAAACCTTTTGACTACTGCCAAAAGATCCCCAAGCCCAATGAGACCGAGGGCTTGGGCGTCAAATGGCCTATGCAGGAGACCGACATGGACAAGCTCAAGGCGCTGTTTGAGGATATCAAGTCCAAGATGTAAACGAGGCAGGGCCGGTTTTTGACTCTGGTCTTGCTGTTGTCGGAGCAAGTGTTTTGTAGGTCTTTGTTAGGAGTGCGACGAGCTCATTACCACGTATCCTGCCTTTGGAGGCGGCCGGAGACGGAGGGTTGTTTCCTCAGCCCAAACGTTTACAAATGCAGCTTTCCTCAAATAAAAATCAGCAAGATTCACGTCGACAAACAATTTGACCTGGGATTCCAAAATAAAAGCTTCATCCACAGTCCTGATCGAACGAAGAAAAAGCACAAATATGGCCTCAGCTTTGCTAATATACCCGATGCGAACGCCGTGAAGGGGGGGGGACGAATACGCCCTATGGAAAAAAATATCAAGTAGTTTGGTTGAACACCGTACAGTCTACACATATATGGAAAAAGGAGAACAAAAGTAAGAAAACCAGAGGAAACACAGCCGTGATCTGACAGTTTTGGCATTTCCACATCGCAACTCGTCATCATAAGCCTGACATCAGCAAAACTTGGACCTAAGCGGTACCGTTGAGCGACACGGCCGGCGGCGCACTGTCCTGGATGGATGCCTTCTCGTGCGCCGAATCAACCTTCTTGATCCCGTTGTCCTCCTGCTTCTGCTGCCCACCCCCGTTAACAACGTACTTGAAGTCCTTGGGCGGGTAGTAATTGATCGTGCCGTCCTCTCTGAGGACGCCTGTCCTGTCGTACCATGACCGGGCGCGGATGTAGGGGTCCAGTTGCCAGTGCTGCGACCGCAGGGTGCTGGCGATTTCGGAACGCTCCTTGCGGACCGCCTGGTCCGTCGGGTTGCGCAGCATCTTTAACGTGGCTTCCTCAAAGGCAGTGTAGAGCTTGGCGCGCTCGGCCAATAACCGGTCGCGGGTTGCCGTGTCCTTCATGCGGTCATTCTCGCCGGGAATCGGTTCCGTGTACTTGTATTCCCATTGCTCCTTGCCCTCCAACTCCACGGGTATCTTGTCTATCGATACGTACTCCTGCAAAGCGGTGATGTCATTGGTAAAGTTCACCTTGGCCGCCACTACGGGGTCGAGCCAGCCGCGGATGATCCTCCAAATTCCTAATACGGTGTCAGTACGATAATCCGGGCGGCATTGTCAATCGGCTCGGAGAAGTGATGAGCAGTCTAAACTTACCTTGGAAGACCCAGGGTGCCTTGTGGACCACTACAGCACCCAGCGATTCGGGATAGTTTGCCTCGAAGCACTTAATCATGAATTTGACAGGGGAGTAATCCTGGAGTTTGCGTCAGCCGAGGCACATGCTTTTCAACCCCAACTCCGGGGACTTACCATATTCGCCATTGAAAAGTCCGTCATATCAAAGACGAGTGTCTGAGTCGCAACCGATGCGTTAGTTGATGCGTTTCGCCCACTGTGAAGTTGGAGTACTAACCGCAGTATCAATGGGAGGCTTGATCAGCGCCCTAGTCGTCTCGATGAGGAATATGGTGTACCTCTCGATACTCTCGGGGGTCTGGTCGGCCGCCTTGTGCAGGCGGACCTTGACATATACGACGGGCCTGCCGAGTTTGTCTTCGCCGTGCGCAAGACTCTTGCCCATGCGCAGCTGCGCCATGAAGCCCTTGCCCATCTTTTGCTCGTCGGACCCTTCAGGAGCCTCCTTCTCATCCTGGGACATGCCACCCTCGCCCCGGCTCATGATGTTGGAGTCTACCTTGACCTCTTTGCAGCGCCAGTACATGGATGATACAAGCATGACGAGCGCCTTTTCAACGTCCCACTTGCGCGCGCGGAGGAAGCGCAATACGAGCGCATCGGGGTGGTCGAACTTGACCATGCTCCATATCGTTTTGCGGATCTCATCGGGAGGCATGTTGGCGAGGGTGTCTTGAAAGATCTTGTTTTGGCCGTACTTGTCTTCGGGATCGCCCTCTTGGGTGGGGCCGTTAGTCGTCGATGCGTCGGTTTTCCTCCTGGAGAAAAATCCCGTTCTggtcttcttcttggtgCTGTCCGCATCGGCGTCTGCCGTCTCTGGGGCTCGGGCCGGAGCCTCCGGTTGTATAACACCGCATACTTCAAAGAGACGGGACCAAAGTTTCCGTAGAAGCTCGTCCTGTTCGGGGGTGAGGTTTCCGGGCCGTCCGGGTGGTATTTCAGGCATATTGTCGATTGTGAATAGGATTTCGTCAGTTTCCGAATGTGTTTGTTGGCCACTGCTGCCCAGGTTGTTGTACAGAAGAGCTGTTATTCCTAATAGTAATGCTGCGAGGACAAGGCCTGAACTGCTTGATCTATGTGGCTCAGGATCTTCTTTTGAAGCTATGCGCTCAAGTTCAACTTTGTTGGTAACACCAAGGACGGAGGTATGCTTGCTGGTGCCGAGGGTACTAAGGTGAGCGCGGAAATAGTGTTGAGGCCTCGGTTGATTGGGCGATGTTGGAGTAGAAGTATGACCGCGTAATATGACCGAGGGCAGGCAGGAAGACGTCGGCTTCGGAGTCGCGACTAGGGAACGATGCGTTACTGCTGCTGCGTGGAAGCCAATGCGGCACCGAGGTATCATAAGGACATGTGCGTGGCCCAAAATAGAAGCCGCCAGACAAAGTTGGTTGGGCCAAATTAGAGATCAGACGCAACAGGGCCTTGCCTGTGAGGGAGTTTGGATGTTGCGGGGGGCCGCGGTTGTCGTCGGGGAAAGTCCTGTTTAGGAATATACGTAAACTCAATCAGTGAGCTGCACGCACGACTTGTAGATATTAGAGAATGATGAGCGCTTCTGTGGACGCACGAAAAGAACAGGCAGTGACAGTCGCGGTTGTGTTTGTAAAAACTTCAAACGTGCGTCAGGCTGACCCGGGTAAGCTGAGAGACCGTCGGAATGGTTAGTGTCTCTTTCCTGGCTCTTCAGGTTGAGGCAGCACTGCCGAATAAGCCGGGCCTTGGACTTGGGGTCTTTGCGCGTCGGAATGAGTAGTAGCGGGGGGTTTTGGCCGGCGCGGAGAGGTGGGTGGCTCGAGATGATGGCGACTGACTTGATGTGCAAAACCAAACAATTAGATGATGGATATGGTTTTCGTACAATAATACAGCCAGTTTCCAGCTGAGACGGATTTgttgaaaaaagaaactgGAGATTGCGCACTAGGATATGGCGCGCGCTGATGGAATCTGCCGTAGGTAGAAAGCCTCTGCTGGTCTTGTGCCGCTTGGTGCTTACAGTACAATCTTGGCGAGCGCAAAGCCGTTGGGCCCGAGACATCAAACATAAACCTTCCAAATCCGACCGGGCTGCGCCCCGCCCCGGACAAgaggcgggcgggcggttaTGTCATCGTTTCGTTTCGCGACGAAGCTAGTGGGCTACTCACTGACTAGGGGCACGGATCTTCCTTCCAGCAATTGATCGATTTTACCCCAACAAATCCGGCTAGCAATGTTCCAAACAACTCAAAATTCGGCTTGGCATCATACCTAACGAGATCTGTTTTTAGTTCTAGTTGGGATCTGCTGAGATCCATGTTATTTTGTTTCTCGCAATAACGTATCACGTAGAAAATAGCCGAGATTTGGAGACGGATGAAAATTAGGTTGATATCTGTATTGTAAGCTGGATTTTGGTCGAGATGGAAGTTCCCACCAACCCTGCTAC
Proteins encoded in this region:
- a CDS encoding phosphatidylinositol transfer protein CSR1 codes for the protein MIPRCRIGFHAAAVTHRSLVATPKPTSSCLPSVILRGHTSTPTSPNQPRPQHYFRAHLSTLGTSKHTSVLGVTNKVELERIASKEDPEPHRSSSSGLVLAALLLGITALLYNNLGSSGQQTHSETDEILFTIDNMPEIPPGRPGNLTPEQDELLRKLWSRLFEVCGVIQPEAPARAPETADADADSTKKKTRTGFFSRRKTDASTTNGPTQEGDPEDKYGQNKIFQDTLANMPPDEIRKTIWSMVKFDHPDALVLRFLRARKWDVEKALVMLVSSMYWRCKEVKVDSNIMSRGEGGMSQDEKEAPEGSDEQKMGKGFMAQLRMGKSLAHGEDKLGRPVVYVKVRLHKAADQTPESIERYTIFLIETTRALIKPPIDTATLVFDMTDFSMANMDYSPVKFMIKCFEANYPESLGAVVVHKAPWVFQGIWRIIRGWLDPVVAAKVNFTNDITALQEYVSIDKIPVELEGKEQWEYKYTEPIPGENDRMKDTATRDRLLAERAKLYTAFEEATLKMLRNPTDQAVRKERSEIASTLRSQHWQLDPYIRARSWYDRTGVLREDGTINYYPPKDFKYVVNGGGQQKQEDNGIKKVDSAHEKASIQDSAPPAVSLNGTA